A window of the Acidimicrobiales bacterium genome harbors these coding sequences:
- a CDS encoding alpha/beta hydrolase: MSASRSPESSILTTPAGARAPELDPELAQLAAAFPDLTIDDASLPTLRGQLADMVQATEPSAGVTRTDHVVDEEAGVVVRVHRPVQASGPRACVYSMHGGGYVIGDRSMDDQRLDSWSSRFGCVGISVEYRLAPEHPFPAAHEDCLTGLEWVFGHADELGVDPARVGIAGVSAGGGLAAALALAARDRAIPIRFAMLEAPMLDDRQITPSSQYEDLVIWSRASNSFGWRAYLAGLHSEVPAEAAPARAEDLSGLPPTFICVGGADGFRDESIDYARRLGEAGVPTELHVYPGVPHGFELFVNTRVARQAHQDIEEWVERQLRQVA; the protein is encoded by the coding sequence GTGTCTGCCAGCCGATCACCCGAATCGAGCATCCTCACGACCCCGGCCGGGGCGCGAGCGCCCGAGCTGGACCCCGAGCTGGCGCAGCTGGCCGCGGCGTTCCCCGACCTGACCATCGACGACGCCAGCCTGCCCACCCTTCGAGGCCAGCTCGCGGACATGGTGCAGGCGACGGAGCCGTCGGCCGGAGTGACCCGTACTGACCACGTTGTCGACGAGGAGGCGGGAGTCGTCGTCCGCGTGCACCGACCGGTGCAGGCGTCGGGTCCGCGAGCGTGCGTCTACTCGATGCACGGCGGAGGCTATGTGATCGGCGACCGAAGCATGGACGACCAGCGACTCGACAGCTGGTCCTCACGCTTCGGCTGCGTGGGCATCTCGGTGGAGTACCGCCTGGCGCCCGAGCACCCGTTCCCTGCCGCCCACGAGGACTGCTTGACGGGGCTCGAGTGGGTCTTCGGACATGCCGACGAGCTCGGCGTCGACCCGGCGCGAGTGGGGATCGCAGGTGTCAGCGCAGGAGGAGGTCTGGCGGCCGCGCTCGCCTTGGCGGCGCGGGACCGTGCGATCCCGATCAGGTTCGCGATGCTCGAGGCGCCGATGCTCGACGACCGCCAGATCACGCCCTCGAGCCAGTACGAAGACCTGGTGATCTGGAGCAGGGCGTCCAACTCCTTCGGCTGGCGTGCCTACCTGGCGGGGCTGCATTCCGAGGTGCCGGCCGAGGCGGCACCCGCCCGGGCCGAGGATCTCAGCGGGCTACCGCCAACCTTCATCTGTGTCGGTGGCGCCGATGGGTTCCGCGACGAGAGCATCGACTACGCGCGACGGCTCGGTGAGGCCGGTGTGCCCACCGAGCTGCACGTCTACCCCGGTGTACCCCACGGCTTCGAGCTGTTCGTCAACACCCGCGTCGCCCGGCAGGCCCACCAAGACATCGAAGAGTGGGTGGAGCGCCAGCTCCGTCAGGTGGCCTGA
- a CDS encoding cytochrome P450, whose amino-acid sequence MVTREIDLLDGDFYAGDPYPTYAWMREHAPLYWDATNELWGVSRYDDVLEIEKRKDVFINSDQKKGGYRPNIPADPAMIGLDDPLHHKRRGLVSRRFTPRAVADREEHVRATVNRLFDVVEAKGGEAEIVDELAAPLPAMTIAWLLGFGEDAWPQLKAWSERTIALGGGPRYMNDDGMMAAMEFAQATSELHSARVGCPADDVMSIWTQTDVEGQPLGVDTVISDCLLLLDGGAETTRTVIARTLLNLIGCPDQWELLRNGADLGVATEEFIRYVTPIHNMCRVARIDTEVAGHEVGAGQQVVLMYSSANRDLAHFADPERFDVSRQPNDHLAFGFGTHFCLGAALARMEIRLFFEELVRRVRSLRLVPGTRPVEMPNAFVFGLKSAHVAFEFD is encoded by the coding sequence ATGGTGACTCGCGAGATCGACCTCCTCGACGGCGACTTCTACGCCGGCGACCCCTACCCGACGTACGCGTGGATGCGAGAGCACGCGCCGCTGTATTGGGACGCGACGAACGAGCTCTGGGGCGTCTCCCGCTACGACGACGTGCTCGAGATCGAGAAGCGCAAGGACGTCTTCATCAACTCTGATCAGAAGAAGGGCGGCTACCGGCCCAACATCCCCGCCGATCCCGCCATGATCGGCCTCGACGACCCCCTGCACCACAAGCGGCGTGGGCTCGTGTCTCGTCGCTTCACCCCTCGAGCCGTCGCCGACCGCGAGGAGCACGTCCGGGCTACCGTCAACCGGCTCTTCGATGTCGTCGAGGCCAAGGGCGGAGAGGCCGAGATCGTGGACGAGCTGGCAGCGCCTCTTCCCGCCATGACGATCGCCTGGCTGCTCGGCTTCGGGGAGGACGCCTGGCCCCAGCTCAAGGCGTGGTCAGAGCGGACGATCGCCCTTGGCGGCGGGCCGCGGTACATGAATGACGACGGCATGATGGCGGCGATGGAGTTCGCCCAGGCCACGTCGGAGCTCCACAGTGCGAGAGTCGGGTGTCCGGCCGACGACGTGATGTCGATCTGGACACAGACCGACGTCGAGGGCCAGCCACTCGGGGTCGACACGGTCATCTCCGACTGCCTGCTGCTGCTCGACGGAGGCGCCGAGACGACGCGGACCGTGATTGCTCGCACGCTCCTCAACCTGATCGGCTGCCCGGACCAGTGGGAGCTGCTCCGGAACGGGGCCGACCTCGGCGTCGCCACCGAGGAGTTCATTCGCTACGTCACGCCGATCCACAACATGTGCCGGGTGGCCCGGATCGACACCGAGGTTGCCGGGCACGAGGTTGGCGCCGGCCAGCAGGTCGTTCTGATGTACAGCTCGGCCAACCGTGACCTCGCCCACTTCGCCGACCCCGAGCGCTTCGATGTCTCCCGCCAGCCCAACGACCACCTGGCATTCGGGTTCGGCACCCATTTCTGTCTGGGAGCGGCGCTGGCCCGCATGGAGATCCGGCTCTTCTTCGAGGAGCTGGTCCGCCGGGTGCGGAGCCTGCGGTTGGTGCCGGGCACCCGTCCGGTGGAGATGCCCAACGCCTTCGTGTTCGGTCTGAAGTCGGCCCACGTGGCCTTCGAGTTCGACTGA
- a CDS encoding ABC transporter substrate-binding protein, protein MKLRTGSKAGAVALLTAALAAAGCSSGSSGGSSSPGTSSSSGSAASSSGSAASSRGFDGHTIKVAGISELSNFAGAEIGSEARFKRANDTNELNGIKIQFQEMANSNFDPATALSEVRRLVTQDQVFAIVPDLSAENPGPYLAQQQVPYLGYGFDTSYCSPTPSTSVWGFGYNGCLVPTNPPKMPDSFSNLYKYVSGKTGKQHPTMALFSSDIQSGKDATKFQASAAQGAGFNVVYAKGVFPTVTSDYTPYVQQWLRAAGGKAPDTLTCLAATQCIQIWQAVQAAGYQGTFYHTLGNVDALAKVFAGTYTAAFYNTDTASNPGLAQMQADFQAFKPGTALTGYSNVPAYFAADMFIQAVKKVGRNITPQAVQKALSTITWQIPGFVGPTVYPSSTAVPTPACTELLADPPGGSGYQIVEPFSCSNRQISIDPNFTG, encoded by the coding sequence GTGAAGTTGCGCACGGGATCCAAGGCCGGCGCGGTCGCCCTTCTTACGGCAGCGCTGGCCGCGGCAGGGTGTAGCAGCGGCTCGTCGGGCGGTTCGTCGAGCCCGGGGACGTCGTCGTCGTCTGGGTCGGCCGCGTCGTCGTCTGGGTCGGCAGCGTCGTCGCGGGGTTTCGACGGCCACACGATCAAGGTCGCCGGGATCAGCGAGCTGTCGAACTTCGCCGGAGCCGAGATCGGCTCAGAAGCGCGCTTCAAGAGAGCCAACGACACCAACGAGCTGAACGGCATCAAGATCCAGTTTCAGGAGATGGCGAACTCGAACTTCGATCCGGCCACGGCCTTGTCGGAGGTTCGCCGCCTCGTGACACAGGACCAGGTCTTTGCCATCGTGCCCGACCTCTCGGCCGAGAACCCGGGGCCGTACCTGGCTCAGCAGCAGGTCCCCTACCTCGGGTACGGGTTCGACACCAGCTATTGCAGCCCCACGCCGTCGACGTCGGTATGGGGCTTTGGCTACAACGGCTGCCTGGTGCCGACGAACCCGCCGAAGATGCCCGACTCCTTCAGCAACCTCTACAAGTACGTGAGCGGCAAGACCGGCAAGCAGCACCCGACCATGGCGCTCTTCTCCAGCGACATCCAGTCGGGCAAGGACGCCACCAAGTTCCAGGCCTCGGCGGCCCAGGGTGCCGGCTTCAACGTTGTCTACGCCAAGGGGGTCTTTCCGACTGTCACCTCTGACTACACGCCCTACGTCCAGCAGTGGCTGAGGGCCGCCGGCGGTAAGGCGCCTGACACGTTGACCTGCCTGGCGGCCACGCAATGCATCCAGATCTGGCAGGCGGTGCAGGCGGCGGGCTACCAGGGCACCTTCTACCACACGCTGGGTAACGTCGATGCGCTGGCGAAGGTGTTCGCAGGCACTTACACGGCCGCCTTCTACAACACGGACACGGCGTCGAACCCCGGACTGGCCCAGATGCAAGCCGACTTCCAGGCGTTCAAGCCGGGCACCGCGCTCACCGGGTATTCCAACGTGCCGGCCTACTTCGCCGCCGATATGTTCATTCAGGCCGTGAAGAAGGTGGGGCGGAACATCACCCCCCAAGCCGTGCAGAAGGCACTTTCGACCATCACCTGGCAGATTCCGGGGTTTGTCGGTCCGACCGTGTACCCGTCCTCGACCGCGGTGCCGACGCCAGCATGCACCGAGCTGCTAGCCGACCCGCCCGGGGGATCCGGGTACCAGATCGTCGAGCCCTTCAGCTGCTCGAACCGCCAGATCTCGATCGACCCGAACTTCACAGGATGA
- a CDS encoding amidohydrolase family protein — protein sequence MTMPNDVGIVDTMIGFPGGDLKALYRFITRQTKDVQSREEFAFPAEYMFKDVPDKDVSGTDNRIGLTLREMDTWGIDKGLIGVGDPDGVGAEAIRRHPDRFIPSANIDPNEGMEGIRKLVREHETLGVRAAGVFPAGTFPQVAINDKKMYPIYARCIELGIPIFCCAGVPGPRLKFAPQHVELIDEVMYDFPDLIFVTRHGCEPWTELAVKLMLKWPGLHYSTSAFAPKYYPKAVIDYANTRGADKIIYAGYFPMGLSLERIMTELPAVGIKDDVWPKFLRTNALRVLGLER from the coding sequence ATGACCATGCCCAATGATGTCGGGATCGTCGACACCATGATCGGGTTCCCGGGCGGCGATTTGAAGGCGCTCTACCGCTTCATCACCCGCCAGACCAAGGACGTGCAGTCGCGGGAGGAGTTCGCCTTTCCCGCCGAGTACATGTTCAAGGACGTCCCCGACAAGGACGTCAGTGGCACAGACAACAGGATCGGGCTCACGTTGCGGGAGATGGACACCTGGGGCATCGACAAGGGACTCATCGGCGTGGGCGATCCCGACGGGGTCGGCGCCGAGGCGATCCGCCGGCATCCCGACCGCTTCATCCCCTCGGCCAATATCGACCCCAACGAGGGTATGGAGGGCATCCGCAAGCTGGTGCGCGAGCACGAGACGTTGGGCGTCCGGGCCGCAGGGGTCTTCCCCGCCGGCACCTTCCCCCAGGTGGCGATCAACGACAAGAAGATGTACCCCATCTACGCCAGGTGCATCGAGCTGGGGATCCCGATCTTCTGCTGCGCCGGCGTGCCTGGACCGCGCCTCAAGTTCGCTCCCCAGCACGTCGAGCTCATCGACGAGGTGATGTACGACTTTCCGGATCTGATCTTCGTCACCCGCCACGGCTGTGAGCCGTGGACCGAGCTGGCTGTCAAGCTCATGCTCAAGTGGCCGGGCCTGCACTACTCGACGAGCGCCTTCGCGCCGAAGTACTACCCGAAGGCGGTCATCGACTACGCCAACACAAGGGGTGCGGACAAGATCATCTACGCGGGGTACTTCCCGATGGGCCTGTCACTCGAGCGCATCATGACCGAGCTGCCGGCCGTGGGCATCAAGGACGACGTCTGGCCCAAGTTCCTCCGCACCAACGCCCTCCGCGTGCTCGGGCTCGAACGCTAG
- a CDS encoding ATP-binding cassette domain-containing protein — protein MSTRPVSLASTNSAPSEAAVLVLEDIAVRFGGVTALGGVSLTVGRGEVCGLIGPNGAGKTTLFDVVSGVRRPERGRVVMDGVDISSLGPPQRCWKGMRRTFQRVQTFGWLTVEENVLAATEWRGGGGGLLADLVALPTRRRRERARRALADGALERCGLTKVRSEYAGSLPIGIARMVEFARATVEPPRLLLLDEPAAGLDEEEAGRLGEQIEAVRAETGCAALLVEHNSGFVMARSDRVVVLALGSVLAIGSPEAIQADPMVRSAYLGDGSPNGGGR, from the coding sequence ATGAGCACCCGCCCTGTCTCGCTTGCCTCCACGAACTCGGCACCGTCGGAGGCGGCCGTGCTGGTGCTGGAGGACATCGCCGTCCGCTTTGGTGGGGTCACGGCGCTGGGGGGAGTGTCGCTGACCGTGGGCCGAGGTGAGGTCTGCGGATTGATCGGCCCCAACGGAGCGGGGAAGACGACCCTGTTCGACGTGGTGTCGGGAGTCCGTCGTCCCGAGCGGGGCCGCGTCGTGATGGACGGCGTCGACATCAGCTCACTCGGGCCACCGCAGCGGTGCTGGAAGGGGATGCGCCGTACCTTCCAGCGGGTCCAGACCTTCGGCTGGTTGACCGTGGAGGAGAATGTGCTGGCCGCGACCGAGTGGCGCGGCGGCGGGGGTGGGCTCCTGGCCGATCTCGTCGCCCTGCCTACCCGCCGTCGCCGGGAGCGAGCTCGCCGCGCCTTGGCCGACGGTGCGCTCGAGCGCTGCGGCCTCACGAAGGTGCGCTCGGAGTACGCCGGGTCGCTGCCCATCGGCATCGCCCGGATGGTCGAGTTCGCCCGGGCGACCGTGGAGCCGCCCCGGTTGCTGTTGCTGGACGAACCGGCGGCCGGTCTGGACGAGGAAGAGGCAGGTCGACTCGGCGAGCAGATCGAAGCAGTACGAGCGGAAACCGGGTGCGCCGCGCTCCTGGTGGAGCACAACTCGGGTTTCGTAATGGCGCGCAGCGACCGGGTCGTGGTGCTGGCGTTGGGATCGGTCCTGGCCATCGGGTCGCCCGAGGCGATCCAGGCCGACCCGATGGTGCGGAGTGCCTACCTCGGAGATGGTTCGCCCAATGGGGGAGGGAGGTAG
- a CDS encoding D-aminoacylase produces the protein MIRGATVYDGSAGTPRHADVAVTGQRIAAIGDLTAEAAGTEVDGRGLALAPGFIDVHSHDDFAVFLTPAMDFKVAQGVTCDVVGNCGLGAAPLLAAGTSMAVVVADAQRASLPAWDGYGGYLDAIDADPPSINLAVLVGHGTVRVDAVGNQRRPPTGAEQARMVDLLEEGLGAGCVGFSTGLIYEPGRYSTSEELVALASVMASHAGVYASHMRNESDRLLDAVAETIHIGEAGGVPVQISHHKASGRGAWGLVRDSLAMIDEARARGTDVTADQYPYTAASTSLAAVVQNYEEGASGLGPTDWSAVVMASSPGHPAWEGASLTELADRFGVDPVDAARRVVDAEGYAAAVVIHSMNEEDVRTVMAHPSTMIGSDGLPTVGGRPHPRLYGTFARVLGRYVRDERVLTLEEAIHRMTGMPAAKFGLAERGVIEAGAWADLVLFDPATVDDVATYESPRRHPVGIRSVWVNGTLVVRDGVHTGERPGRAVRRAQTS, from the coding sequence GTGATCCGGGGCGCGACGGTCTATGACGGCTCCGCCGGCACTCCGCGTCATGCGGACGTCGCGGTAACCGGGCAGCGGATCGCTGCCATCGGCGACCTCACGGCCGAGGCCGCCGGCACCGAGGTCGACGGTCGAGGCCTCGCCCTTGCACCCGGCTTCATCGACGTGCACAGCCACGACGACTTCGCCGTGTTCCTCACGCCCGCCATGGACTTCAAGGTGGCCCAGGGTGTCACGTGCGACGTCGTGGGCAACTGCGGGCTCGGCGCTGCGCCGTTGCTGGCCGCTGGTACGTCCATGGCGGTCGTTGTCGCCGACGCGCAGCGCGCATCCCTCCCCGCATGGGACGGGTATGGCGGCTACCTGGACGCGATCGACGCCGATCCCCCGAGCATCAACCTGGCCGTTCTGGTCGGTCACGGCACCGTGCGAGTGGACGCGGTGGGCAACCAGCGCCGGCCGCCGACCGGCGCCGAGCAAGCGAGGATGGTCGACCTTCTCGAGGAGGGGCTGGGCGCCGGCTGCGTGGGCTTCTCCACGGGCCTCATCTACGAACCGGGTCGCTACTCCACGTCCGAAGAGCTGGTGGCGCTGGCCAGCGTCATGGCGAGCCACGCCGGCGTCTATGCCAGCCACATGCGCAACGAGTCCGACCGACTGCTCGACGCGGTGGCCGAGACCATCCACATCGGTGAGGCGGGCGGCGTACCAGTCCAGATATCGCACCACAAGGCGAGCGGTCGGGGCGCGTGGGGTCTGGTCAGAGACTCACTGGCGATGATCGACGAGGCCCGGGCTCGGGGCACCGACGTCACCGCCGACCAGTACCCGTACACCGCAGCCAGCACCAGCCTCGCTGCTGTGGTCCAGAACTACGAGGAGGGTGCGTCTGGCCTCGGTCCGACCGACTGGTCGGCCGTCGTCATGGCCTCGTCGCCCGGTCACCCTGCCTGGGAGGGCGCCTCGCTGACTGAGCTGGCCGACAGGTTCGGGGTCGATCCCGTCGACGCAGCGCGGAGAGTCGTCGATGCCGAAGGTTACGCCGCCGCGGTCGTCATCCACTCGATGAACGAGGAGGACGTGCGCACGGTCATGGCCCATCCCAGCACGATGATCGGATCCGACGGCCTCCCGACGGTCGGCGGCCGACCACACCCCCGCCTCTACGGCACGTTCGCCCGGGTCCTCGGGCGCTACGTCCGCGACGAACGGGTGCTCACCCTCGAGGAGGCAATCCACCGCATGACTGGCATGCCGGCGGCCAAGTTCGGTCTCGCGGAGCGGGGCGTCATCGAGGCCGGGGCTTGGGCGGACCTGGTCCTGTTCGATCCCGCCACGGTGGATGACGTCGCGACCTACGAGTCGCCCCGCCGACATCCCGTAGGGATTCGAAGCGTGTGGGTGAATGGAACGCTCGTGGTCCGCGATGGTGTCCACACCGGCGAGCGACCTGGTCGGGCGGTGCGCAGGGCGCAGACGTCCTAG
- a CDS encoding SDR family oxidoreductase, whose translation MKPLLASKLALITGAGAGIGAAAAELYASEGAAVLVVDIDGDAAEDVAKHIISDSGTATAITVDVRDAAQVDQMRDRVLDQHGPIDVLVNNVGHWVHLPPSFAEGGPDHWQALYEVNLLHILRVSYAFLPSMLARASGTIINVSSIEGVRGYPPDSVYGAFKAAAIHFTRCLGVELAGKGIKVNGIAPDLTQSKQSDFERFDPPELRDKWPTFLPVGRMGEPLDQARVLVFLASELSDFLVGHTIPTDGGTGAAGGWFPSSRRRGRSWTNRPFDP comes from the coding sequence GTGAAGCCACTGCTGGCGAGCAAACTGGCTCTGATCACCGGCGCCGGCGCCGGCATCGGGGCCGCAGCCGCGGAGTTGTACGCCTCCGAAGGGGCCGCGGTGCTCGTGGTCGACATAGACGGAGATGCCGCGGAGGACGTCGCCAAGCACATCATCTCTGACAGCGGGACCGCGACGGCGATCACTGTCGACGTCCGCGACGCGGCCCAGGTCGACCAGATGCGAGACCGCGTCCTCGACCAGCACGGACCCATCGACGTCCTCGTGAACAACGTGGGCCACTGGGTGCACCTACCACCGTCGTTCGCCGAGGGCGGGCCCGATCACTGGCAGGCGCTGTACGAGGTCAACCTCCTGCACATCCTGCGAGTCAGCTATGCGTTCCTCCCCTCGATGCTCGCTCGCGCCAGCGGGACGATCATCAACGTCTCATCGATAGAGGGTGTCCGGGGCTACCCGCCCGACAGTGTGTACGGTGCGTTCAAGGCCGCGGCGATCCATTTCACGCGGTGCCTCGGGGTCGAGCTCGCGGGCAAGGGCATCAAGGTCAACGGCATAGCCCCCGACCTCACCCAGTCGAAGCAGTCCGACTTCGAGCGGTTCGATCCTCCCGAGTTGCGGGACAAGTGGCCCACGTTCCTCCCGGTCGGTCGGATGGGCGAGCCACTCGATCAGGCCCGCGTCCTGGTCTTCCTGGCCAGCGAGCTCTCCGACTTCCTCGTCGGCCACACGATCCCCACCGACGGTGGGACCGGGGCGGCCGGCGGTTGGTTCCCGTCCTCGCGTCGAAGGGGCCGGTCGTGGACCAACCGACCGTTCGATCCGTGA
- a CDS encoding LLM class flavin-dependent oxidoreductase yields MFTMRFGMRATMSDADGRADLYRAALDMAAWGEVHGCLSAVVSEHHASDDGYLPSPVPMAAALAARTTTLPIIVGALLLIFYEPVKLAEDLAVVDHLSRGRVSYIIGIGYRSEELEMFGVDRRGRGGLAEERIAFLRRAWTGEPVEVDGRRALVRPLPFTHGGPVLAYGGGSEAAARRAGRLGMPFVAEKPHAELERAYRSEAAAAGVDAPGCVLPSPESPPTVFVAEDPDRAWDEIGEYLLVDALGYGRWFSGRELSTSVSRAKTIDELRAEHGPYQIITPADAAAHVGRGFPLALQPLVGGLPPSLAWPYLEAAAAAAATG; encoded by the coding sequence ATGTTCACCATGCGATTCGGCATGCGGGCCACGATGAGCGACGCAGACGGCCGTGCCGACCTCTACCGGGCGGCTCTCGACATGGCGGCCTGGGGGGAGGTTCACGGGTGCCTCAGCGCCGTCGTCTCCGAGCACCATGCCAGCGACGACGGCTACCTCCCCTCGCCGGTCCCCATGGCGGCTGCCCTCGCGGCAAGGACGACAACGCTGCCGATCATCGTGGGCGCTCTCCTTCTCATCTTCTACGAGCCGGTGAAGCTGGCCGAGGACCTTGCGGTCGTCGACCACCTGAGCCGGGGTCGGGTGTCCTACATCATCGGGATCGGCTACCGCTCCGAAGAGCTCGAGATGTTCGGAGTCGACCGGCGGGGGCGGGGTGGCCTCGCCGAGGAGCGGATCGCCTTCCTCCGCCGGGCCTGGACCGGCGAGCCGGTCGAGGTCGATGGGAGACGGGCCTTGGTGCGCCCACTCCCGTTCACGCACGGCGGGCCGGTCCTGGCCTACGGCGGGGGAAGCGAGGCGGCGGCGCGGCGGGCGGGCCGACTGGGAATGCCGTTCGTCGCCGAGAAGCCTCACGCCGAGCTCGAGCGCGCCTACCGCAGCGAGGCGGCCGCTGCGGGCGTGGACGCGCCGGGCTGCGTGTTGCCATCGCCCGAGTCGCCCCCAACGGTGTTCGTGGCCGAGGACCCCGATCGAGCCTGGGACGAGATCGGCGAGTACCTACTGGTCGACGCCCTGGGCTACGGGCGCTGGTTCTCGGGCCGGGAGCTCAGCACTTCGGTCTCCCGGGCGAAGACGATCGACGAGCTTCGCGCCGAGCACGGCCCCTACCAGATCATCACCCCCGCGGACGCCGCCGCACACGTCGGCCGGGGCTTCCCGCTCGCCCTCCAGCCCCTCGTCGGGGGCCTCCCTCCCAGCCTGGCGTGGCCCTACCTGGAGGCCGCCGCTGCCGCCGCGGCTACCGGGTGA
- a CDS encoding IPT/TIG domain-containing protein: MTAAAPAPRGAPEISSISPSGGTAGQVVVISGTNLISADGQILARFNGAAAPTRCPARTSCSITVPDISSPVSTVSVTVTTGAGTSNALTFSYG, from the coding sequence GTGACGGCGGCAGCACCCGCGCCAAGAGGTGCACCGGAGATCTCGTCCATCAGCCCATCTGGGGGCACCGCCGGACAGGTGGTGGTGATCTCTGGCACCAACCTGATCAGCGCTGACGGACAGATTCTGGCGCGCTTCAACGGGGCGGCGGCGCCGACCCGATGTCCCGCTCGGACGTCCTGCTCGATCACCGTGCCCGACATCTCGTCGCCTGTATCAACAGTCTCGGTGACGGTGACAACCGGAGCCGGAACGTCGAACGCCCTCACCTTCTCCTACGGGTGA